A genomic segment from Luteolibacter ambystomatis encodes:
- a CDS encoding glycoside hydrolase family 43 protein, whose product MIRPAEVWKDTSGKPIDAHGGGVLFHNGTYYWYGEIKQGKTYLPKENASWGGTRVDVEGVSCYASKDLLNWESHGNVLPAVSGGDLDPKKVLERPKVIYNAKTKKFVMWFHSDSLDYAAARCGVAVSDKPTGPFTYVKSFRPDVGQWPQGVTEDQKKDTKAAWVRDHEAGQMARDLTVFVDDDGKGYLFAASEDNATMHISELTDDYLGTTGKYIRIFEGRSMEAPTVFKRDGKYHLIASGCTAWAPNAARSCVADSIWGPWTEIGNPCEGDKANITFESQGTYVLPVAGKPGSFIFMSDRWNKDNLPDSRYIWLPIAFNDKGHAVLRWQDAWKP is encoded by the coding sequence ATGATCCGTCCCGCCGAGGTGTGGAAGGACACCAGCGGCAAACCCATCGACGCCCACGGAGGCGGCGTGCTGTTCCACAACGGCACCTACTACTGGTATGGCGAGATCAAGCAGGGGAAGACCTACCTGCCCAAGGAGAACGCCTCATGGGGCGGCACCCGTGTGGATGTGGAGGGCGTGTCCTGCTATGCCTCCAAGGACCTGCTGAACTGGGAAAGCCACGGCAATGTCCTGCCCGCCGTATCCGGTGGCGATCTCGATCCGAAGAAGGTGCTGGAGCGCCCGAAGGTGATCTACAACGCGAAGACGAAGAAGTTCGTGATGTGGTTTCATAGCGACAGCCTCGACTACGCCGCGGCCCGCTGCGGTGTGGCGGTGTCCGACAAGCCCACCGGCCCCTTCACCTACGTGAAGAGCTTCCGACCCGATGTCGGCCAGTGGCCGCAGGGCGTGACCGAGGACCAGAAGAAGGACACCAAGGCCGCGTGGGTCCGCGATCACGAGGCCGGCCAGATGGCGCGCGATCTCACCGTGTTCGTCGATGACGATGGCAAGGGCTATCTCTTCGCCGCGTCCGAGGACAATGCGACGATGCACATCTCGGAGCTGACCGACGATTACCTCGGCACCACCGGCAAGTACATCCGCATCTTCGAGGGCCGCTCGATGGAAGCTCCCACCGTCTTCAAGCGCGATGGCAAGTACCACCTCATCGCCTCCGGTTGCACCGCTTGGGCTCCGAATGCCGCGCGTTCCTGCGTGGCCGATTCCATCTGGGGGCCGTGGACGGAGATCGGCAATCCCTGCGAGGGCGACAAGGCGAACATCACCTTCGAATCGCAGGGCACCTACGTGCTGCCCGTCGCGGGCAAGCCGGGTTCGTTCATCTTCATGTCGGACCGCTGGAACAAGGACAACCTCCCGGACTCCCGCTACATCTGGCTGCCCATCGCCTTCAATGACAAGGGTCACGCGGTCCTGCGCTGGCAGGACGCGTGGAAGCCGTGA
- a CDS encoding PA14 domain-containing protein, whose amino-acid sequence MKRTLFISLLSLMAATARGQDAEDTVFGSSKKTAGTMLGIFYDLKQTQKRQPLPDGDNLRTIGEFLDSGWDERTLSRYFRGTKPLYATEVLIPTVSADIAPAAYGLKDIVKPSHWIVIYKAQVSPPEDGTYRFVGIADDAMAVAVNSKTVLVSNYGSHKNWSKWKEPFPEENIKVWAGNMKRGDWFTCRKDEIIDLDILVSEIPGNLFGAWILIEKKGVTYPTTNDPRYGVRPSLPVFQVKAKPVPQPTGDNTIPFSVSPTPWVCHP is encoded by the coding sequence ATGAAACGTACGCTTTTCATTTCCCTGCTGTCTCTGATGGCCGCGACCGCCCGCGGGCAGGACGCGGAGGACACCGTCTTCGGCTCTTCCAAGAAAACCGCCGGCACGATGCTGGGCATTTTCTACGATCTGAAGCAGACCCAGAAGCGCCAGCCGCTGCCGGATGGCGACAACCTGCGGACGATCGGCGAATTCCTCGACAGCGGCTGGGACGAGCGCACCCTGAGCCGCTACTTCCGCGGCACGAAGCCGCTGTATGCGACAGAGGTGCTGATCCCCACGGTGAGCGCGGACATCGCACCCGCGGCCTACGGTCTGAAGGACATCGTGAAGCCTTCGCACTGGATCGTGATCTACAAGGCGCAGGTGTCACCACCGGAGGACGGCACCTACCGCTTCGTCGGCATCGCGGACGATGCGATGGCCGTGGCGGTGAACAGCAAGACGGTGCTGGTTTCCAACTACGGCAGTCACAAGAACTGGAGCAAGTGGAAGGAGCCCTTTCCCGAGGAGAACATCAAGGTGTGGGCCGGCAACATGAAGCGTGGCGACTGGTTCACCTGCCGCAAGGACGAGATCATCGACCTGGACATCCTCGTCAGCGAGATCCCGGGGAATCTCTTCGGGGCGTGGATCCTGATTGAGAAGAAGGGCGTGACCTATCCGACGACGAACGATCCGCGCTATGGCGTGCGCCCTTCCCTGCCGGTGTTCCAGGTGAAGGCGAAGCCGGTGCCGCAGCCCACGGGGGACAACACGATTCCCTTCAGCGTGAGCCCGACACCGTGGGTGTGCCATCCGTGA